A single window of Arcobacter venerupis DNA harbors:
- a CDS encoding YqhA family protein — protein MLEKIFENAMWKARLFVLLPVIFGLIGAIILFVVASKDIFEVLVYTLNVYLNGLHPENFHEEIVSKIIGAVDLYLIAVVMLIFAFGIYELFISKIDAAEETQAGNNILAIHSLDQLKDKIAKVIVMVLIVSFFQKVLHTNYDGALQMLYFALSIGILSVGLYFLGKVGKH, from the coding sequence ATGTTAGAAAAAATCTTTGAAAATGCGATGTGGAAAGCAAGACTTTTTGTTTTGCTTCCAGTTATTTTTGGACTTATTGGAGCTATAATACTTTTTGTTGTAGCTTCAAAAGATATTTTTGAAGTTTTAGTTTATACATTAAATGTTTATTTAAATGGGTTACATCCAGAAAATTTTCATGAAGAGATTGTAAGTAAGATTATTGGAGCAGTTGATTTATATTTAATTGCTGTTGTTATGTTGATTTTTGCATTTGGTATATATGAATTATTTATTTCAAAAATTGATGCAGCTGAAGAGACACAAGCTGGAAATAATATCTTAGCTATTCATTCACTTGATCAATTAAAAGATAAAATTGCAAAAGTTATTGTGATGGTTTTAATTGTTAGTTTTTTCCAAAAGGTATTACATACAAATTATGATGGTGCATTACAAATGTTATATTTTGCATTATCAATTGGAATATTATCTGTAGGACTTTACTTTTTAGGTAAAGTTGGAAAACATTAA
- the hemE gene encoding uroporphyrinogen decarboxylase, translating into MSKIFVDACFRKPTPYTPVWMMRQAGRYLPEYMNVRAQAGNFLNLCHNPELAAEVTIQPLDIVGVDAAILFSDILVVPNEMGMHLDFIKGEGPIFKDPIVTEADVDALLGGEAAADKLTYVYETIKILKQRLPEDKALIGFTGAPWTLATYMIEGQGTKTYNLCKKMMYSNPELLHKILKKVTEVVKFYMEKQIQSGIDVVQIFDSWASAIEPAMYDEFSWKYMVEISEYLKEKYPHIPVIMFPKGIPAFLDKVYGNFDVFGVDWGTPMALAKEKLGSKYVLQGNMEPCRLYSKEQTTKCVEALQNIMQGEGHIFNLGHGILPDVPVENAIHFVKECQRVSKK; encoded by the coding sequence ATGTCAAAAATTTTTGTTGATGCATGTTTTAGAAAACCAACTCCATATACACCAGTTTGGATGATGAGACAAGCAGGAAGATACCTTCCTGAATATATGAATGTTAGAGCTCAAGCTGGAAACTTTTTAAATCTTTGTCATAATCCAGAACTAGCAGCCGAAGTTACTATTCAACCACTTGATATTGTAGGTGTTGATGCTGCAATTTTATTTTCAGATATTTTAGTAGTTCCAAATGAAATGGGAATGCACCTTGATTTTATTAAAGGTGAAGGTCCAATTTTTAAAGACCCAATCGTAACTGAAGCTGATGTTGATGCACTTTTAGGTGGAGAAGCTGCTGCTGATAAATTAACTTATGTTTATGAAACAATTAAAATTTTAAAACAAAGATTACCAGAAGATAAAGCTTTAATTGGTTTTACAGGAGCTCCTTGGACGCTTGCTACTTATATGATTGAAGGTCAAGGAACAAAAACATATAATCTTTGTAAAAAGATGATGTATTCAAATCCTGAACTTTTACACAAGATATTAAAAAAAGTAACTGAAGTTGTAAAATTTTATATGGAAAAACAGATTCAATCAGGTATTGATGTGGTTCAAATCTTTGATTCTTGGGCATCTGCGATTGAACCTGCTATGTATGATGAATTTTCATGGAAATATATGGTTGAGATTTCAGAGTATTTAAAAGAAAAATATCCTCATATTCCAGTAATTATGTTCCCAAAAGGAATTCCAGCATTTTTAGATAAAGTTTATGGAAACTTTGATGTGTTTGGTGTTGATTGGGGAACTCCTATGGCACTAGCTAAGGAAAAACTAGGAAGTAAGTATGTACTTCAAGGAAATATGGAACCTTGTAGATTATATTCAAAAGAACAAACAACAAAATGTGTTGAAGCTTTACAAAATATAATGCAAGGTGAGGGACATATCTTTAATCTTGGACATGGAATATTACCAGATGTTCCAGTTGAAAATGCAATTCACTTTGTAAAAGAGTGTCAAAGAGTAAGTAAAAAATAA